A portion of the Pedobacter cryoconitis genome contains these proteins:
- a CDS encoding response regulator has product MNILMIEDEPKVAAFIKKGLEEQLNTVTVAYDGNMGCKMALENDYELIILDVILPYLNGMEVCKQIRQLKKEVPILMLSALNTVSDKVQGLENGADDYLTKPFHFAELLARIKALGRRRDQVLPGTIFRIHNLEMDCYKKTVTRNGKNIILSAKEFTLLEVLMANKERVLSRVYIAEAVWGISFNRGTNLIDVYINYLRAKIDKGFDQQLIHTVIGMGYVIKG; this is encoded by the coding sequence ATGAATATTTTAATGATTGAAGATGAGCCTAAGGTTGCTGCATTTATTAAAAAGGGGCTGGAAGAACAATTAAATACTGTAACCGTTGCTTATGATGGAAATATGGGCTGTAAAATGGCCCTGGAGAACGATTATGAGCTGATTATATTAGATGTTATCCTTCCTTATCTGAATGGGATGGAAGTTTGTAAACAAATCAGGCAACTAAAAAAGGAAGTTCCTATTTTAATGCTTTCTGCTTTAAATACGGTAAGTGATAAGGTACAAGGGCTGGAGAACGGTGCTGATGATTATTTAACTAAACCCTTTCACTTTGCAGAATTGCTGGCCCGGATCAAAGCCTTAGGCAGACGCCGCGATCAGGTTTTACCAGGAACTATTTTCAGGATTCATAACCTGGAAATGGATTGTTACAAAAAGACTGTCACTCGTAATGGTAAAAATATCATTTTATCCGCTAAAGAGTTTACACTGCTTGAAGTGCTGATGGCTAATAAAGAGCGGGTATTGTCCAGAGTTTATATTGCTGAAGCGGTTTGGGGAATATCATTCAACAGAGGTACTAACCTGATTGACGTTTACATTAATTACCTGCGGGCTAAAATTGACAAAGGTTTTGATCAGCAACTGATCCATACTGTGATTGGAATGGGTTATGTAATCAAAGGATAA
- a CDS encoding sensor histidine kinase — MKVKNRLSLQFTFMFAILLLVVLTGIYVLVEHNRLKSFMNKLDERAVTVAQFYLAEDNLSKDIFRQVAKKFPQSLTHESIRVYDDKFNSKFTREDSISWKHDFLSQIVKKKSIHLRQGETQITGIYYPDNSGNFIVVVSAIDDRGLHDMEQLKLIMTAFFISSLFITFFIGRIFARISLQPIVSITDNLKRIRASSLHHRLSVNQAKTDETDNLSSAINQLLEHLEQSFESQKSFVANASHELRTPITSILGEAEITLMKERSPEEYKHALLEIVGSVERLNYIINSLMELMQTNLDNKDFQSIRIDELIWEIADELAFKTNTDPVKISYDLPADQSKRTLQGNRQLLFIAINNILKNAIKFSVGQEVLCTVSYKNQQMVIAIKDTGIGISSADIKKIFQPFYRSTNALNFSGYGIGLSLTNNIVKQHNGSIQVESVLGQGTVFYVYLPIN; from the coding sequence ATGAAAGTTAAAAACAGACTGTCACTGCAATTTACCTTTATGTTTGCCATTTTACTTTTGGTGGTACTCACAGGTATTTATGTGCTTGTAGAACATAATCGCTTAAAGTCTTTTATGAATAAGCTCGATGAAAGAGCAGTAACAGTTGCGCAGTTTTATCTTGCCGAAGATAATTTATCAAAAGATATATTCCGCCAGGTTGCCAAAAAGTTCCCTCAATCACTTACCCACGAATCTATCCGGGTTTACGATGACAAGTTTAACTCCAAATTTACCAGAGAGGATTCTATTAGCTGGAAACACGATTTCCTGTCACAGATCGTTAAAAAGAAATCCATTCATTTGCGGCAGGGAGAGACGCAGATTACAGGGATTTATTATCCCGATAACTCAGGAAATTTTATAGTCGTGGTTTCTGCAATTGATGACCGGGGTTTGCATGATATGGAGCAGCTCAAACTGATCATGACGGCATTTTTTATCAGTTCTCTTTTTATTACTTTCTTCATCGGGCGTATCTTTGCGCGCATTTCATTGCAGCCTATCGTTTCCATTACAGACAACCTGAAAAGAATCAGGGCATCCAGCTTACACCATAGATTAAGCGTTAATCAGGCTAAAACTGATGAAACAGATAATTTATCTTCTGCTATTAATCAACTGCTGGAGCATCTGGAACAATCTTTTGAAAGTCAGAAGTCATTTGTTGCAAATGCTTCTCACGAATTGCGTACACCAATCACTTCTATATTAGGGGAGGCTGAAATCACTTTGATGAAAGAGCGCAGCCCTGAAGAGTATAAACATGCTTTGCTGGAAATTGTAGGCAGTGTAGAAAGGTTAAACTATATTATTAATAGTTTAATGGAGCTCATGCAAACCAATTTAGACAACAAAGATTTTCAAAGTATAAGAATAGACGAACTGATTTGGGAAATTGCAGATGAATTAGCTTTTAAGACCAATACTGATCCGGTTAAGATTAGCTATGATTTACCTGCCGATCAATCCAAAAGGACCTTACAAGGAAACAGGCAATTGTTATTTATTGCCATTAATAATATCCTTAAAAATGCGATTAAATTCTCTGTTGGCCAGGAAGTCTTATGTACAGTAAGTTATAAGAATCAACAAATGGTGATCGCTATCAAGGATACCGGTATTGGCATTAGTTCAGCCGATATTAAAAAGATATTCCAACCCTTTTACCGTTCAACCAATGCGTTGAATTTTTCGGGCTATGGGATTGGTCTTTCTTTAACCAATAATATTGTGAAGCAGCACAACGGTTCTATTCAGGTGGAATCAGTTTTAGGACAGGGTACTGTCTTCTATGTTTACCTGCCGATAAATTAG